A genome region from Sphingorhabdus sp. SMR4y includes the following:
- a CDS encoding TetR/AcrR family transcriptional regulator, with protein MSEASNGSKKRNRLSKDIWLKHTLSKIGEVGVAGIQIETLAKELNVTKGSFYWHFQDRETLLYETLSYWYISATKAIGLAGKRDFDDPLDRLRYFFTLALNRRHDVPGGSVERALQEWARVSEIAAETTRRVDQDRISLIADAYIELGKSEHQALQTATMALAQIIGLNILSRSQSKRNHAQDTKAFLAVFLPATVGQELPKKDSNNTTGTTEVTASTTG; from the coding sequence ATGTCCGAAGCTAGTAACGGATCGAAAAAACGGAACAGGCTGTCAAAGGACATCTGGTTAAAGCATACGCTCAGCAAGATAGGTGAAGTTGGTGTCGCCGGCATTCAGATAGAAACATTAGCCAAGGAGCTGAATGTAACTAAAGGAAGCTTCTATTGGCATTTCCAAGACAGAGAGACGCTTCTCTACGAGACGCTGTCATATTGGTATATTTCGGCGACCAAGGCCATTGGCCTTGCGGGCAAACGTGACTTCGACGATCCGTTAGATCGTCTGCGATATTTTTTCACCCTTGCCCTGAACCGACGGCACGATGTTCCGGGCGGCTCAGTCGAACGGGCGCTGCAAGAATGGGCGCGGGTTTCCGAGATTGCTGCCGAAACCACCCGGCGCGTCGATCAGGACCGGATCAGCTTGATTGCCGATGCCTATATCGAACTGGGAAAGAGCGAGCATCAGGCGCTCCAGACGGCGACAATGGCGCTGGCTCAAATCATCGGCCTGAACATCCTGTCACGCTCTCAGTCGAAGCGGAACCATGCCCAAGATACCAAGGCATTCCTTGCAGTATTTCTTCCGGCAACAGTAGGGCAGGAACTGCCCAAAAAGGATTCCAACAATACCACCGGTACAACCGAAGTGACTGCTTCGACTACGGGTTGA
- a CDS encoding aromatic ring-hydroxylating oxygenase subunit alpha, translated as MTMAVTTLLMILGGRERVRRFIYINVIFNIDSALRHSIKLKAIGRSGEITLMKPATMQQLYADTQEMLSLQETGIVRQARQVAMLDASQYTDEAQFAAEQKGIFQRLPLMLSASCELSEPGSYKTMDIAGVPVLLVRSKDGVARAFLNSCTHRASPVAKGCGKAARFTCPYHGWTFGREGNLIGIASRENYGDIDPEDHGLICFPVHEQSGLIWAILDPDAPADFSAFLGKFTEMLGGFGFENWHFGQRTTLEGANWKLAFDAHLEFYHLPVLHRETFGTEIGNAAQYQYHGPHFRLRHVGKRSESSVPDSLSVLEGLSREDWPMEPLFSGEWILFPNVSINSFFQGGRGVIISQIFPGNTVGESVTIQTYLHENPQNDKDRTAGAELTAFIAHVVRDEDLPMSRDQQHVLSSGLQKSVQFGCNEGGLQHFHRWVKHCLSMDEKQPLADLMAAAPDIP; from the coding sequence ATGACGATGGCGGTTACGACCCTTCTGATGATCCTTGGGGGGCGTGAGAGGGTCAGGCGTTTTATTTATATCAATGTTATATTTAATATTGACTCGGCTTTGCGGCACTCTATTAAATTGAAAGCGATAGGACGGAGTGGAGAAATAACGCTGATGAAACCCGCAACGATGCAACAGCTCTATGCCGATACTCAAGAGATGCTGAGCCTCCAAGAAACCGGCATCGTGCGGCAAGCGCGCCAAGTGGCAATGCTTGACGCCAGTCAATATACGGACGAGGCGCAGTTCGCCGCCGAACAAAAAGGGATCTTCCAACGCTTGCCCCTGATGCTGTCGGCGAGTTGCGAGTTGTCTGAGCCCGGAAGCTACAAGACGATGGATATTGCAGGCGTCCCGGTCCTGCTCGTGCGTAGCAAGGACGGGGTGGCGCGCGCGTTCCTCAACAGTTGCACGCATCGCGCCAGTCCCGTCGCAAAAGGTTGTGGCAAGGCCGCACGCTTCACTTGCCCTTATCATGGCTGGACATTCGGGCGGGAAGGCAATCTTATCGGGATTGCCTCTCGCGAAAATTACGGCGACATAGATCCAGAGGACCACGGCCTGATCTGTTTTCCGGTGCATGAGCAGTCAGGGTTGATCTGGGCTATTCTGGATCCCGATGCCCCCGCAGATTTTTCAGCATTTCTGGGTAAATTTACGGAAATGCTTGGTGGTTTCGGATTTGAAAATTGGCATTTTGGTCAACGGACGACCCTTGAAGGTGCCAACTGGAAATTGGCCTTTGATGCCCATCTGGAATTCTACCATCTCCCGGTGCTTCATCGCGAGACATTCGGGACAGAGATAGGAAATGCTGCGCAATATCAATATCATGGACCCCATTTTCGTTTACGCCATGTCGGAAAACGGAGCGAGTCGTCGGTTCCCGATAGTCTTTCTGTCCTTGAGGGCCTGTCTCGCGAAGACTGGCCGATGGAGCCTCTTTTTTCGGGAGAATGGATTCTCTTTCCCAACGTCTCGATCAACAGTTTTTTCCAGGGCGGCCGGGGCGTGATTATTTCACAGATTTTTCCAGGAAATACAGTCGGCGAATCTGTCACGATCCAGACCTATCTCCACGAAAATCCCCAGAATGATAAGGATCGGACCGCTGGGGCCGAGCTGACGGCATTCATCGCGCATGTTGTTAGAGACGAAGACTTGCCGATGTCGAGGGATCAGCAACATGTCCTGTCGTCCGGCCTTCAAAAATCAGTGCAATTCGGGTGCAATGAAGGCGGCCTGCAGCATTTTCATCGCTGGGTGAAACATTGTTTAAGCATGGACGAGAAGCAACCCCTTGCAGACCTCATGGCTGCGGCTCCTGATATTCCATAA
- a CDS encoding FAD-dependent oxidoreductase produces the protein MALYDNLFEPLAVGPVTIPNRIVRSAHSTLLSGEPLIAYHEARARGGVGMSTLEATNVLAPEGTRVPLGSDAVLQFYEEISARMRPHGMKLFQQIYNPGASVSPNLLPSLESPPSVGEIPNPLYNISPMAMTRGEIQGMTQAFAAAARRVRDGGLDGVDIHASSGYLIHEFLSPALNHREDEYGGSFENRMRFLEEIITAIRAEIGHDIAVGVRLPNEDYTPGGLTPELNAAIAQAVEDEVDYISLHMSSYWRFHKLIAPADDPLGTEMPSNRTITSVIRKPRMVVGRIMTLDHASAIVREGEGDLVSMVRALIADPELVNKARRLEESRIRPCIGTNMGCVGQIMSRGVLSCVVNRSAAQEDTQPFEPDDQAILPKKILVVGGGPAGLEAARTAALRGHRVSLHEATKSLGGQLVYARQAPHRADLGLIIDYLVSELNSLEVDISINSLVDEDVIADIAPDEIILATGSTPRTDGFQVAFPVEPVPGHHLPHVHTSWDVFSKHIVSGFSGQALVFDDIGTFEAISVADVLLAAGLKVTMVSRFEKIGEEVPFPPVTVGAARERLMAGNFDFIGGHCLRRIEQGAVHIGVPFTARERTLAADNVVMVGFKQPNRDLVEAIRSMDRTVHLIGDALGRNDLMSAIHGGADIGRSI, from the coding sequence ATGGCACTTTATGATAATCTGTTCGAGCCGCTCGCTGTCGGTCCAGTAACGATACCCAATCGCATCGTCAGATCTGCCCATTCGACATTACTTTCGGGAGAACCTCTGATAGCCTATCATGAAGCGCGGGCGCGCGGCGGCGTCGGAATGTCCACGCTCGAAGCGACCAACGTGCTTGCACCCGAAGGAACCCGTGTTCCGCTGGGATCGGACGCCGTCCTGCAATTCTACGAAGAGATATCTGCAAGGATGCGCCCGCACGGGATGAAGCTTTTCCAGCAGATCTATAATCCCGGCGCTAGCGTATCACCCAACTTGCTTCCGTCTCTGGAAAGTCCGCCAAGTGTGGGAGAAATTCCCAACCCGCTCTACAACATCTCTCCGATGGCGATGACTCGCGGCGAAATTCAGGGAATGACTCAAGCATTCGCCGCTGCGGCTCGCCGTGTTCGGGATGGCGGGCTGGATGGCGTGGATATCCATGCCTCCTCCGGATACCTGATTCACGAGTTCCTTTCTCCTGCCCTTAATCACCGGGAGGATGAATATGGAGGCTCATTCGAAAACAGAATGCGTTTTCTCGAGGAAATCATCACCGCCATTCGTGCCGAGATTGGTCATGATATCGCGGTAGGGGTGCGGTTGCCGAACGAGGATTACACGCCCGGCGGCCTCACGCCCGAACTCAACGCAGCGATCGCCCAGGCGGTGGAAGATGAGGTCGACTATATATCGCTCCACATGAGCAGCTATTGGCGGTTCCATAAACTGATTGCTCCGGCTGATGATCCGTTGGGCACGGAGATGCCGTCCAATCGAACGATCACTTCGGTCATCAGGAAACCACGGATGGTCGTCGGAAGGATCATGACGCTCGACCACGCCAGCGCAATCGTCCGCGAGGGCGAGGGCGATCTTGTATCGATGGTCCGGGCCTTGATCGCCGATCCCGAACTGGTCAACAAAGCGCGGCGTCTCGAGGAGTCGCGCATCCGGCCGTGTATCGGTACCAACATGGGTTGCGTCGGCCAGATCATGAGCCGCGGGGTTCTCAGTTGCGTGGTTAACCGGTCGGCGGCGCAGGAGGATACACAGCCATTTGAGCCCGACGATCAAGCGATTCTTCCAAAGAAAATTCTCGTTGTTGGCGGTGGTCCGGCTGGATTGGAAGCAGCCCGGACAGCGGCCTTGCGTGGTCATAGGGTCAGCCTGCATGAAGCCACCAAGTCGCTTGGCGGGCAACTGGTCTACGCGCGGCAAGCGCCGCACCGGGCCGATCTGGGGCTGATAATTGACTATTTGGTCAGCGAACTGAATAGTCTCGAGGTCGATATTTCCATCAACTCGCTAGTTGATGAGGACGTCATCGCAGACATCGCTCCCGATGAAATCATTCTGGCAACGGGCAGCACGCCTCGCACGGACGGGTTTCAGGTGGCATTTCCGGTCGAGCCAGTTCCAGGACATCACTTGCCTCACGTTCATACGAGCTGGGACGTCTTTTCAAAGCATATCGTCTCCGGCTTCTCCGGCCAAGCCTTGGTTTTCGATGATATAGGGACTTTCGAGGCAATTTCGGTCGCCGACGTCTTGCTTGCCGCAGGTCTCAAAGTAACGATGGTTTCGCGCTTCGAGAAGATAGGCGAGGAAGTGCCGTTCCCACCCGTAACTGTTGGGGCGGCGCGCGAAAGGCTGATGGCGGGGAACTTTGATTTTATTGGCGGGCATTGCCTGCGCCGCATCGAACAGGGCGCCGTCCATATCGGGGTGCCGTTTACCGCACGCGAAAGGACGCTGGCGGCAGATAACGTTGTGATGGTGGGCTTCAAGCAGCCCAATCGCGATCTTGTTGAGGCCATCCGGTCGATGGATCGGACGGTCCATCTGATTGGCGACGCATTGGGGCGCAACGACCTGATGAGCGCTATACATGGCGGTGCTGATATCGGCAGATCAATCTGA